TACGTATTGAGCTGGATGCCAAAGAAGTGGCGGATCATCCGCTGCGCATCGGCCTGTCCACGCTGGTTAAAATAGATACCAGCAATAAAGAGGGCAGCGTGCTGGCTTCTCAGGTACGTCAGAGCCCCGCTTATCAGAGCGATGCGCTGGCGATCGATCTGGCGCCGGTCAATCAGTTAATCAGCGAGATCATTCGCGCCAATGCGAGCGAGTAACGCGGGAGACTGTCATGGCACAAAAACCGCTTGAAGGCGCTCAGCTGGTCCTGATGACCATCGCGCTGTCGCTGGCGACCTTTATGCAGGTGCTGGATTCCACCATCGCCAACGTTGCCATTCCGACTATCGCCGGTAACCTGGGCGCTTCGAATTCGCAGGGTACCTGGGTTATCACCTCGTTCGGCGTGGCTAATGCTATTTCCATCCCGATTACCGGCTGGCTGGCGAAGCGCGTGGGCGAGGTGAAACTGTTTGTCTGGTCAACCGTCGCTTTTGCGCTGGCGTCCTTTCTCTGCGGTATCGCAGAAAGCCTCCCGATGCTGATTCTGTTCCGCGTGGTGCAGGGGCTGGTTGCCGGGCCGCTGATTCCGCTGTCGCAAAGTCTGTTGTTAAGCAACTATCCTCCCGCTAAACGCAGCGTTGCCCTCTCGCTGTGGGCGATGACGGTGGTTGTCGCGCCGATCTGCGGTCCGATTCTGGGCGGCTGGATCAGCGACAACTATCACTGGGGATGGATTTTCTTCATCAACGTACCGATCGGTATCGTGGTGACTATCCTGACGTTACAGACGCTGCGTAACCGTGAAACCAAAACGGAGATCCGCCCGATCGATACGGTAGGGCTGGTTCTGCTGATCGTGGGTATCGGGGCACTGCAAATTATGCTCGACCGTGGACGCGAGCTGGACTGGTTTAGTTCAACCGAGATTATCGTGCTGACGGTGGTGGCGGTAGTGGCGCTGGCGATTCTGTTTGTCTGGGAGATGACGGACGACCATCCGGTCGTTGACCTGACGCTGTTTAAGTCGCGTAACTTTACCATCGGCTGTTTGTCGATCAGCCTCGCCT
The sequence above is a segment of the Mixta intestinalis genome. Coding sequences within it:
- the emrB gene encoding multidrug efflux MFS transporter permease subunit EmrB, with amino-acid sequence MAQKPLEGAQLVLMTIALSLATFMQVLDSTIANVAIPTIAGNLGASNSQGTWVITSFGVANAISIPITGWLAKRVGEVKLFVWSTVAFALASFLCGIAESLPMLILFRVVQGLVAGPLIPLSQSLLLSNYPPAKRSVALSLWAMTVVVAPICGPILGGWISDNYHWGWIFFINVPIGIVVTILTLQTLRNRETKTEIRPIDTVGLVLLIVGIGALQIMLDRGRELDWFSSTEIIVLTVVAVVALAILFVWEMTDDHPVVDLTLFKSRNFTIGCLSISLAYMLYFGSIVLLPQLLQEVFGYTATWAGLASAPVGIFPVILSPIIGRFAHRIDMRYLVTFSFIMYAVCFYWRAWTFEPGMDFGASAWPQFVQGLAVACFFMPLTTITLSGLPPERLAAASSLSNFMRTLAGSIGTSITTTMWTNRESMHHSYFSESITPYNSNAQETYRQLEQLGMNHQQAPIYIAQQITNQGLIISANEVFWMSAGIFLLLVVMVWFARPPFSSGGGGGGAH